One window of Nakaseomyces glabratus chromosome A, complete sequence genomic DNA carries:
- the PAL1 gene encoding Pal1p (CAGL0A02409g~Ortholog(s) have cell cortex, cellular bud neck, cellular bud tip, mating projection tip localization), translating into MTGRPFSVNNPFRSAGMETRYQHDQQYQEWVRGNTSPSRGGSVSPPLGMAEKPVPVRQNTNPFLDDGDMHDSGHMGAPVQPVQPVHSPPQGYGKALSAEEEKEQLRQKYQRDREREERPSHRRDLPPSYEEVAGGRGKGYPREKESYSGNVHREHSRSSGHREEYSRSAERAPHRHHSHRRHQDNSSPAKKEKRKNKVATPKNVDTIDKLDVTGLFGGSFHHDGPFDAVTPHRNKNTKAAPVLAFPADGPNSTIGGVTSKKSAMNEVFGVEEDDDDNDLYRISGQVAGSTTSVNTKDAIKPNVGDIKQMDIKSKTEKIHGPTTVGLGSTTFLDGAPASAAAIRQDIKQHSHTNRSGVQRHKSLSQRLGIGSDSSRPSRSDSYKGAGLSRTRSGPTEERPHQARHNSSHADDDEEDVYLGLPTSSLKKSSGSKFMKRVRSLKVGRK; encoded by the coding sequence ATGACAGGCAGACCGTTCAGTGTGAACAATCCGTTCAGGAGTGCGGGGATGGAGACGAGGTACCAGCACGACCAGCAGTACCAGGAGTGGGTGCGCGGGAACACGTCGCCATCCCGCGGCGGCAGCGTGTCGCCGCCGCTGGGCATGGCGGAGAAGCCAGTGCCCGTTAGGCAGAATACTAACCCGTTTCTGGATGACGGGGATATGCACGACTCGGGTCATATGGGTGCGCCGGTGCAGCCAGTGCAGCCAGTGCACTCCCCACCACAGGGGTATGGCAAGGCCTTGAGTGCAGAGGAGGAGAAGGAGCAGTTGAGGCAGAAGTACCAGCGGGATCGCGAGCGTGAGGAGCGTCCTTCGCACAGGAGGGACCTGCCTCCCTCGTACGAGGAGGTTGCTGGCGGCAGAGGCAAGGGATACCCTCGCGAGAAGGAGTCTTACAGCGGTAATGTGCACCGGGAGCACTCTCGGAGCAGCGGGCACCGCGAGGAGTACAGCAGAAGTGCAGAGAGGGCTCCGCATCGCCACCACAGCCACCGCCGTCACCAAGACAACAGCTCGCCGGcgaagaaagagaagaggaagaacaAAGTTGCCACGCCCAAGAACGTGGATACCATCGACAAGCTAGACGTCACGGGTCTCTTCGGTGGGTCCTTCCACCATGACGGACCCTTTGATGCAGTCACACCACACAGAAACAAGAACACGAAAGCTGCGCCAGTGCTGGCGTTCCCAGCGGACGGGCCAAACAGCACTATTGGTGGTGTCACATCTAAGAAGTCAGCAATGAACGAGGTGTTTGGTGTCGAGGAGGATGACGACGATAACGATTTATATAGAATTAGCGGCCAGGTAGCAGGCAGCACCACATCGGTTAACACCAAGGACGCAATCAAACCTAACGTCGGTGATATCAAGCAGATGGATATCAAGAGTAAAACGGAGAAGATACACGGCCCAACCACTGTAGGTCTGGGATCTACTACTTTCCTAGATGGTGCTCCAGCTTCTGCAGCTGCTATAAGACAGGACATAAAGCAGCACTCACACACAAACCGTTCTGGTGTTCAGAGGCATAAATCGCTGTCACAGAGACTGGGGATAGGCTCAGATAGTAGTCGCCCATCGAGATCAGATAGTTACAAAGGCGCAGGCTTGTCCAGAACACGGAGTGGACCTACAGAAGAGAGACCTCACCAGGCCAGACATAACTCCTCCCATGCTGAcgacgatgaagaagatgtaTACCTGGGACTTCCAACATCATCACTAAAGAAATCTTCAGGCAGTAAGTTTATGAAAAGAGTACGTAGTTTGAAAGTTGGCAGAAAATAA
- the SBE2 gene encoding Sbe2p (CAGL0A02486g~Ortholog(s) have role in fungal-type cell wall organization and Golgi apparatus localization) gives MQKISVASMLKPVRLHTVREEAVAGAEAKAKVGAKTGAKMGAKTGAKSGLEADTAAGETLDAGASSEVLQLHVPRSRSHSQSISKSNSVISGSSYSSAGRIIGVNSARRPSDNLMLQISAHSDGDSDDEAGGDTPSKAAETHANAVPKPVRPTSDNSIRSNDTALFSANPTDSSNGSASDSDYDEQHDTSMVSGKSATTMMSPSLALSIGSGMTRSDVITPNKYSNLDSGSLGIAETPKARYIFSNVNRNRSQSSIKSSENSSPLRFVDGPNQRRTLPGASNTYLHSNSTSAILPTSRAMTPSHRYRLRKEMRDVALKKSIKQKEKFYEEQDSNLDLKDDNVDASLIWNIPMASYSTSSFLNTTDSKHKDTNIKVTSPENNRVINNKIERQDRRFPQKNQVHSRSQPNLPRLQQRPMKRPVHQQQQPITCFEDIPATPIPGVSNVTDTEFIQDTIQNLSSVYLHSQEMKSRGQLEKRQSSTQYLPLNVKEMSDLGMEDLVLVSDKKLEAVSSSRPTYLPPKSTKEKQMHEHEISKYMKMASDEQIQRKISQTKHMEEDKANHERYAHLLQRGITRKSSLFDLRKISWKTAISDELRCSIYHTILESDAQLVSSKYLENFDYLNSILDQMDFPTDKESEIKQIIEKNITTKIGYSSVKDKELTLLLKLKSISKQGLMVGDAQLFHNFLNCKSFKTLKDIWEIANLIQLTCFNDTCKDKFDSRIIDPRGITARILHSPSFKAEMTSSIMNFNTWWNIMSRIDNNLFMWIMDIIVIENCQCFTNKQINKDQLRDKNWDYYVNKYVVVNYKILASLAASVLLDYHFGFNDLKHLERIDKKFCIPLYSEDTECNIINSSFIKKWHHQYKKY, from the coding sequence ATGCAGAAGATCAGTGTTGCGTCTATGCTGAAACCTGTGCGGCTGCACACAGTGCGGGAGGAAGCGGTAGCGGGAGCTGAAGCAAAAGCCAAAGTGGGAGCTAAAACGGGAGCTAAAATGGGAGCTAAAACGGGAGCTAAATCAGGACTGGAAGCTGATACGGCAGCTGGGGAGACACTGGACGCTGGCGCGTCCAGTGAGGTGCTGCAGCTGCATGTGCCTCGGTCGCGGTCGCACTCGCAGTCGATATCCAAGAGCAACAGTGTGATCTCTGGCAGCAGCTACTCTAGTGCTGGGCGGATAATCGGTGTGAACTCGGCGAGGAGGCCGAGCGATAACCTGATGCTGCAGATCAGTGCGCACTCAGACGGGGACTCAGACGATGAAGCCGGCGGAGACACGCCGTCGAAGGCGGCTGAGACACATGCGAATGCGGTACCGAAGCCCGTTAGGCCCACCTCAGACAATTCCATTAGATCGAACGACACCGCGCTGTTCTCAGCGAACCCCACAGACTCCTCTAACGGATCTGCCTCTGATAGCGATTACGACGAGCAGCACGACACCTCGATGGTTTCCGGCAAGAGCGCCACTACGATGATGAGCCCGAGCCTCGCGCTGTCAATTGGCAGCGGTATGACCAGGTCAGATGTGATCACGCCGAACAAGTACAGCAACCTGGACTCGGGGTCCCTTGGGATTGCGGAAACACCGAAGGCTAGGTACATTTTCTCCAACGTCAACAGGAACAGATCGCAGTCCTCGATCAAGAGCTCAGAGAACTCTTCCCCATTGAGGTTCGTCGATGGACCGAACCAGAGACGTACTCTCCCAGGTGCCTCAAACACGTACTTGCACTCCAACAGTACCTCGGCTATCCTACCAACTAGTAGAGCCATGACACCCTCACACAGATATAGACTTCGCAAGGAGATGAGAGATGTCGCTCTAAAGAAATCCATAAAACAGAAAGAGAAATTTTACGAAGAACAGGATTCTAATCTAGACTTGAAAGACGATAATGTCGATGCTTCTTTGATATGGAACATTCCGATGGCTTCATACTCAACCAGCTCTTTCCTTAACACCACCGATTCTAAACATAAGGATACGAACATAAAAGTCACTTCACCGGAGAATAATAGAGTaattaataacaaaattgaGCGCCAGGATCGCCGCTTCCCTCAGAAAAACCAAGTGCATTCGAGAAGCCAGCCCAACCTACCCAGATTACAACAGAGGCCCATGAAGCGACCTgttcatcaacaacaacaacctATCACTTGTTTCGAGGACATTCCAGCTACTCCAATTCCAGGTGTCTCAAATGTCACAGATACAGAATTCATCCAGGATACCATACAAAACTTATCTTCAGTGTACTTACACTCCCAGGAAATGAAGTCTCGTGGCCAATTGGAGAAAAGACAATCTTCAACCCAATACTTACCTTTGAACGTCAAAGAAATGAGTGATTTGGGGATGGAAGACCTTGTGCTAGTGTCTGACAAAAAACTGGAAGCTGTGAGCTCATCCAGACCAACTTATCTGCCACCAAAATCAACTAAGGAGAAGCAAATGCACGAACATGAAATATCGAAGTACATGAAGATGGCATCAGATGAACAAATTCAGAGGAAAATATCACAGACTAAACACATGGAAGAGGACAAAGCAAACCACGAAAGATATGCTCATTTATTGCAAAGAGGTATCACAAGAAAATCTTCTTTGTTTGACTtaagaaaaatttcatgGAAGACAGCCATAAGTGATGAACTCAGATGCTCTATTTATCATACTATTTTGGAAAGTGATGCCCAATTAGTATCATCAAAGTACTTGGagaattttgattatttgaACAGCATTCTGGATCAGATGGATTTCCCAACTGATAAAGAAAGTGAAATTAAGCAGATAATCGAGAAGAATATTACGACCAAAATCGGATACTCTTCAGTTAAAGACAAAGAATTGACATTGTTACTGAAATTGAAGTCGATCTCCAAGCAGGGGCTTATGGTTGGTGATGCTCAACTTTTCCATAACTTCTTGAATTGCAAATCTTTTAAAACTTTGAAGGACATTTGGGAGATAGCCAATCTGATTCAACTGACTTGTTTCAACGACACATGCAAAGACAAGTTTGACAGCCGTATTATTGACCCTCGTGGTATCACAGCTAGAATTCTGCATAGTCCAAGTTTCAAAGCAGAGATGACTAGCTCAATTATGAATTTCAACACCTGGTGGAACATTATGTCCCGCATTGACAACAACCTATTTATGTGGATCATGGATATTATTGTAATTGAAAATTGCCAATGCTTCACCAACAAGCAGATTAACAAAGACCAGCTGAGAGATAAGAATTGGGATTACTATGTAAACAAATACGTTGTTGTTAACTACAAGATCCTGGCCTCGCTAGCAGCTTCTGTTCTACTGGACTACCATTTTGGGTTCAACGACCTAAAACATCTGGAACGCATTGACAAAAAATTCTGTATACCACTCTACTCTGAGGACACCGAATGCAACATCATCAATAGCTCATTCATCAAGAAATGGCACCACCAGTACAAAAAATACTAG
- the ATP22 gene encoding Atp22p (CAGL0A02475g~Ortholog(s) have translation regulator activity, role in positive regulation of mitochondrial translation, proton-transporting ATP synthase complex biogenesis and mitochondrial inner membrane localization), translated as MMGRVNSQLLRVVQDRSVANGEKLQRLYKLISATGSKTATATTTATTTTTATATGGGRVLALDSHVHRWFNTHVRGSKFYSHYHFLIKHGVHLAHATRFFNKLLTGSEVEFQLATFQIFLINEENQQVFFEKFHRLYTFDMMLQIFDRLIARRDFRYVKFYLAALTRKMSELATDRTRTVQDAELMYIKFNNSLLYYLLMEGNVPMFLRTFKNEVEYIKSSTLQNSDSAEVQQALLKPVHLFVQMLRKNNSPDLIFELLPALQTKSRSKVFNAYLTSTVASTIRTFNDPTLMLKFLLTTAKGTKFPELLNELGLWRYIVHGEPGKIDPKSLQEDRDKFEKANSVSALKAMKRVDVVLLTELYRVFLSYSSSVMSPDKFRHCCIDLYSHYVQFCEQNKHKLRGWKFDTGVLNVILYHIRYRLRDDKLAYEVLVDFYGRESMVQSVKNTAKKCPFSMVIYDNGTVTTQQLHALLQLMQRYNVPLSFQICYTMVKRLLQMNEPEQAFEWYTRILESGFDVRHHGLVELVLQQGWSLPHHFNHDLLEDDKLDSIIEEEPTEECAELVEDVKELMQSV; from the coding sequence ATGATGGGACGTGTGAACAGCCAGCTGCTGCGGGTGGTGCAGGACAGGTCTGTGGCCAACGGCGAGAAGTTGCAGCGGCTGTACAAGTTGATCAGTGCTACGGGGTCTAAGACTGCTACAGCTACAACTACTgctacaactacaactactgCTACTGCTACTGGTGGAGGCCGGGTGTTGGCGCTGGATAGCCACGTACACCGGTGGTTTAACACGCATGTGCGTGGGAGCAAGTTCTACTCGCACTACCACTTTCTGATCAAGCACGGTGTGCACCTGGCGCATGCCACGCGGTTCTTCAACAAGCTGCTGACGGGCTCCGAGGTGGAGTTCCAACTGGCGACGTTCCAGATATTCCTGATCAACGAGGAGAACCAGCAGGTGTTTTTCGAGAAGTTCCACAGGCTCTACACCTTCGACATGATGCTGCAGATATTCGACAGGCTCATCGCGCGCCGGGACTTCCGGTACGTCAAGTTCTACCTGGCTGCGCTGACGAGGAAGATGTCGGAGCTGGCCACGGACAGGACGCGCACGGTGCAGGACGCTGAGCTCATGTACATAAAGTTCAACAACTCGCTGCTCTACTACCTGCTGATGGAAGGCAACGTACCGATGTTCCTGCGCACGTTCAAGAACGAGGTCGAGTACATCAAGAGCAGCACGCTGCAGAACTCGGACAGCGCGGAGGTCCAGCAGGCGCTGCTGAAGCCCGTGCACTTGTTCGTGCAGATGCTCCGCAAGAACAACTCCCCGGACCTCATATTCGAGCTGCTGCCCGCGCTGCAGACCAAGTCCCGGAGCAAAGTGTTCAATGCTTACTTGACCAGCACAGTTGCGTCGACGATACGGACTTTCAACGACCCTACGCTGATGCTCAAGTTCCTGCTGACCACGGCGAAGGGCACGAAGTTCCCGGAGTTGCTCAACGAGCTGGGGCTGTGGCGGTACATAGTGCACGGCGAGCCCGGCAAGATCGATCCCAAGTCGCTGCAAGAGGACAGAGACAAGTTTGAGAAAGCGAACAGCGTCTCTGCGTTGAAGGCCATGAAGCGCGTTGACGTTGTGCTGCTGACGGAGCTGTACCGCGTGTTTCTGTCATATAGCTCGAGTGTGATGAGTCCCGATAAGTTCAGGCACTGCTGCATCGACCTGTACTCCCACTACGTGCAGTTCTGCGAGCAGAACAAGCACAAGCTGCGAGGATGGAAGTTCGACACGGGTGTCCTGAACGTTATCCTGTACCACATCCGGTACCGGCTGAGGGACGACAAGCTCGCGTATGAGGTGCTGGTGGACTTCTATGGGCGGGAAAGCATGGTGCAGAGCGTCAAGAATACCGCGAAGAAGTGTCCCTTCTCCATGGTGATCTACGACAACGGCACTGTCACCACGCAGCAGTTGCACGCGTTGCTGCAGTTGATGCAGCGGTACAACGTGCCGTTGAGTTTCCAGATATGCTACACGATGGTCAAGCGACTGCTGCAGATGAACGAGCCAGAGCAAGCGTTTGAGTGGTACACCCGGATACTAGAGAGCGGGTTTGATGTCAGACACCACGGGCTCGTGGAGCTCGTTTTGCAACAAGGCTGGTCCCTGCCACACCATTTCAACCACGATCTGCTGGAGGACGACAAGCTCGATAGCATCATCGAGGAAGAGCCGACGGAGGAGTGTGCGGAGCTCGTGGAGGACGTGAAGGAACTGATGCAGAGTGTATAG
- the YPS7 gene encoding putative aspartic endopeptidase (CAGL0A02431g~Putative aspartic protease; predicted GPI-anchor; expression induced at high temperature), whose amino-acid sequence MATRTMLFLLLLVQYVFASNSSEVPLEQYFKSDLRFPNIPVGLTRDGMYYVNATLGTPGQWQQLGLGLAQPYVWVVSGDADSQCNRLDSGCLSGPLYYPQESRTSSTGGDKYSINFIDGISLNGTRYMDVMRLMNVSSSLNVSGVDSGVSFRNHTLTVQNLSFFNADYSSGYLYGSLGLGGTLNSDTELEGDFINHSFFFLDALKEARLINSSSYSLWLGSQKRNGFADTSDANEAGYLIFGAVDPNLVEGEFRKFDMIPYIHPQTGKVAYGYPVVPMGPIYITSSSGRSLNVTTDGFSAPVLLDPSFALSYLPTKAIIQIAIQIAAVYVESLDLWLVSCDVASSGATVDFSFGDLTIKVPLSDLLASTHDQSTNTTLHFNTGQEACVLQLYPNTFTGYNVLGQAFMKNAYLAVDLEGKGVAMGQAANFKSGERKEIITRQASIVTFTDSLNKTSVATFSTVPSSMTSGYIPYATYESDSAYDSMQLYPSKVGSRITSIPGQIAGTVYPGGVIAGDGRSFYDTSRTTTKLQTSTQFDSFSLSGTLGWNDSLASTSSTSRRNTAQHTSPAWLVSLLGTACVLLGSMVI is encoded by the coding sequence ATGGCTACGCGTACGATGCTGTTTCTTTTGCTGTTAGTGCAGTATGTGTTTGCTAGCAACTCCAGCGAGGTTCCGCTGGAGCAATATTTCAAGTCGGACTTGCGGTTTCCTAACATACCGGTGGGGCTCACACGCGATGGTATGTACTATGTGAATGCGACGCTGGGTACTCCCGGCCAGTGGCAGCAGCTTGGGCTGGGGCTGGCGCAGCCCTATGTGTGGGTTGTTTCTGGGGATGCGGACTCGCAGTGCAACAGGCTGGACAGCGGGTGCCTGTCGGGTCCGCTGTACTACCCGCAGGAGTCGCGGACGTCGAGCACTGGTGGCGACAAGTATAGCATCAACTTCATAGACGGTATTTCGCTGAACGGTACGCGGTACATGGATGTGATGCGGCTGATGAACGTGAGCTCGTCGCTGAACGTGTCGGGCGTGGACAGCGGTGTGAGTTTCAGGAACCACACTCTGACGGTGCAGAACCTGTCGTTCTTCAACGCTGACTACTCGTCTGGTTACCTGTACGGGTCTCTAGGTCTGGGTGGGACTCTGAACTCGGACACCGAGCTGGAAGGCGACTTCATCAACCACTCGTTCTTCTTCCTGGATGCGTTGAAAGAGGCACGCCTGATAAACAGTAGTTCCTATTCGTTGTGGCTGGGGAGCCAGAAGAGGAACGGATTCGCAGACACCAGTGACGCCAACGAGGCCGGGTATCTGATATTCGGTGCGGTGGACCCCAACTTGGTGGAGGGCGAGTTCAGGAAATTCGACATGATCCCATACATACACCCGCAGACGGGCAAAGTCGCATACGGCTACCCTGTGGTGCCTATGGGACCAATCTATATAACGTCCAGCTCGGGCAGGAGCCTCAATGTCACTACGGATGGCTTCAGTGCGCCGGTGCTGCTGGACCCCAGTTTCGCGCTGAGCTACCTACCTACTAAGGCGATTATACAGATAGCTATACAGATAGCGGCGGTGTATGTGGAGTCGCTCGACCTGTGGCTGGTGTCGTGCGATGTAGCGTCGAGTGGTGCCACGGTGGACTTCTCGTTCGGAGACCTGACCATCAAGGTGCCGCTCAGCGACCTGCTCGCGTCGACGCACGACCAGAGCACAAACACCACACTGCATTTCAACACAGGCCAGGAGGCCTGTGTGCTGCAACTGTACCCTAACACATTCACCGGGTACAACGTGCTGGGCCAGGCGTTCATGAAGAACGCATACTTGGCCGTTGACCTGGAGGGCAAGGGAGTAGCGATGGGCCAAGCGGCCAACTTCAAGTCTGGGGAGCGCAAGGAGATAATTACCAGGCAGGCGAGTATCGTCACGTTCACTGATTCCTTGAACAAGACTTCAGTGGCTACATTCAGCACAGTCCCTTCGTCGATGACCTCGGGCTACATACCGTATGCTACTTACGAGAGCGACTCCGCGTACGACTCGATGCAGCTGTACCCGTCGAAGGTCGGCAGCCGCATCACCAGCATACCGGGCCAGATAGCCGGCACGGTGTACCCTGGCGGCGTGATAGCGGGCGATGGGAGGTCATTCTACGACACATCGCGCACCACTACGAAGCTGCAGACCTCTACACAGTTCGACAGCTTCTCGCTCTCGGGCACCCTGGGTTGGAACGACTCGCTGGCGTCCACCAGCTCGACGTCGCGCAGGAACACAGCGCAGCACACATCTCCAGCCTGGCTGGTATCCCTCCTGGGTACCGCATGCGTGCTCCTGGGCTCCATGGTGATATAA
- the YPQ2 gene encoding Ypq2p (CAGL0A02508g~Ortholog(s) have basic amino acid transmembrane transporter activity, role in basic amino acid transmembrane export from vacuole and integral component of fungal-type vacuolar membrane localization) yields MSCARSLWPFISNINGSVSFLSSFVSLFPQIIETYKDKTVEGLSPLFLMCWLSGDITSLIGALMTGQLKFQIALAIYFLFNDLFVCCQYYYYGVLHENKLATVGHETVPVISSLIDDGIITVDENGLQNTDSRPETNMEGSRLSNSSIYSGSRATRSLLANALVSVKSSNAQQILSSLQVPPNAPYPGHTGRGQMGVTLSWLGASFYVGARIPQLIKNYQRKSTDGLSPFLFATTLLGNITYNISIFTSCNFLDTEDKMAFIFNELPFIFGSAGTVAFDLIYFYQYYVLYSRDNKLRELEREIYDNNEDETTPLID; encoded by the coding sequence ATGTCATGCGCAAGGTCCCTTTGGCCTTTCATTTCTAATATCAACGGCTCAGTGTCGTTTCTGAGTTCATTTGTTTCTCTGTTTCCTCAGATTATAGAGACCTATAAGGATAAGACAGTAGAAGGTTTATCCCCGTTGTTTCTTATGTGCTGGCTTAGTGGAGATATCACATCTCTTATCGGTGCTCTAATGACGGGACAACTGAAGTTTCAAATAGCGCTGGCTATATATTTCCTCTTTAACGATCTGTTTGTGTGTTGCCAGTACTATTACTACGGTGTCTTACATGAGAACAAGTTGGCCACTGTTGGACATGAAACTGTCCCTGTCATATCGTCCTTGATCGATGATGGCATAATTACTGTTGATGAAAACGGCCTGCAGAACACAGACTCAAGGCCCGAGACCAACATGGAAGGTAGTAGGCTCAGCAACTCTAGCATATACAGTGGTAGTAGGGCCACTAGATCTCTTCTGGCTAACGCCCTAGTCTCTGTTAAGAGCAGCAATGCACAACAAATACTATCCAGCCTGCAAGTGCCACCAAATGCACCATACCCAGGCCATACAGGTCGTGGCCAGATGGGGGTTACATTGTCATGGCTGGGTGCCTCTTTCTATGTTGGTGCCAGAATCCCACAGTTGATCAAGAACTATCAGAGAAAGTCCACAGATGGGTTGTCACCTTTCCTGTTCGCTACCACTCTACTGGGGAACATTACTTACAACATAAGCATTTTTACAAGTTGCAATTTCCTGGACACCGAGGACAAGATGGCATTCATATTCAACGAGCTGCCGTTTATTTTTGGCAGCGCAGGCACAGTTGCATTCGACCTGATATATTTCTACCAGTACTATGTACTCTACTCTAGGGACAACAAGCTGAGAGAACTGGAAAGGGAGATATACGACAATAACGAAGACGAAACCACACCATTGATAGATTAG